One Sulfurimonas sp. HSL-3221 genomic window, GGATGTCGGCGCGGGCAAAACGATGGTGATACTGGCGGCAATGCAGATGGCCTCCCCCCACCGCAGCATCCTGATGGCGCCTACGACCATCCTCGCCAACCAGCTATACGAAGAGGCACGTAAGTTCCTCCCGGAAAAAAAGATTCTGCTCATCACGAATGCCACGCCGAAAAAAATGCCGCTGGGGGAGGCCGATGTCCTTATAGGCACCCATGCCCTGCTCTACCGTAACCTCCCCGAAGCCGCGCTCATCATGGTCGATGAGCAGCACCGCTTCGGTACAGCCCAGCGCCACCGGCTGGAGAAACTGCTCTCGGAGGGTACCCGTCACCCCCATTATTTGCAATTCTCCGCCACGCCCATCCCCCGTACACAGGCGATGATCGATTCCGCCCATATCGACGTCAGCCTCATTACCAAGACCCCCTTTAAAAAAGACATCTCGACCGCGGTCATCCACAAGCCCGACTTCCCCGCCCTGCTGCAGCACATCCGCGCGGAGATCGCACAAGAACACCAGGTCCTCATCGTCTACCCCCTTGTCGAAGAGAGCGAGAATTTCGGCTATCAGAGCATTGAAGAGGCCAGAGGCTACTGGGAAAAACATTTCAAGAACGTCTACGTCACCCACGGCAAAGACAAAGAGAAAGAGGCGATTCTTGAAACGTTCAGGGAGCAGGGAGACATCCTCCTAGCCACAACCGTCATCGAGGTCGGCATTTCACTGCCGCGCCTGACGACGGTTGTCATCGTCGGCGCCGAACGGCTCGGGCTGGCCACCCTGCACCAACTGCGCGGACGCGTCAGCCGGACAGGCCTCAAGGGGTGGTGTTTTCTCTATACGAATCTGGGGGAAAGCGAGCGCCTCGACGCCTTCCGCCAAACGGACAACGGCTTTGACATCGCCGCACTGGACTTAAAGTACCGTAAAAGCGGCGATCTACTCAAAGGCAGTATCCAAAGCGGGAAAAAGTTCCTCTGGGCTGATCTGGCAGAGGATGAGGCGATCGTGAGGGAAGTCAAAGCAGCGCTATCGCACT contains:
- the recG gene encoding ATP-dependent DNA helicase RecG; the encoded protein is MQIEQADIEKFKKLGVYSAAELAIHTPVRFEDRRLYPRLKEGTEQAIDATVESIHRSPRTVTISLYVHNFGHRIEGVLFNPKPYMLRFFTEGERTFFFGRIDCRQGRCQMSHPQRIPEAGTLTPKYKTSLRTDVMARLAARYITRKNLLDEGLPPAVADALLGLHFPKEAPLKEPTPQQLYALKYTELYSYMRSLQGKRRYFHALKKLENDWRGWAMRLPFLLTGEQTKAIEAIETDFKKPHAAKRMVVGDVGAGKTMVILAAMQMASPHRSILMAPTTILANQLYEEARKFLPEKKILLITNATPKKMPLGEADVLIGTHALLYRNLPEAALIMVDEQHRFGTAQRHRLEKLLSEGTRHPHYLQFSATPIPRTQAMIDSAHIDVSLITKTPFKKDISTAVIHKPDFPALLQHIRAEIAQEHQVLIVYPLVEESENFGYQSIEEARGYWEKHFKNVYVTHGKDKEKEAILETFREQGDILLATTVIEVGISLPRLTTVVIVGAERLGLATLHQLRGRVSRTGLKGWCFLYTNLGESERLDAFRQTDNGFDIAALDLKYRKSGDLLKGSIQSGKKFLWADLAEDEAIVREVKAALSHL